GTCCCAGTTTTGTAACAATTCTAAACCTGATGAGAAAAAACAGCTTAGAAAAAGTAAGCGGAAGTTGCAGTTTGATGATCATAATGAATTGAGCATTGAATCTGAGTACTGCCCGCAGTCCATGTATGATTATGCTCAACAAGACAGGCCTGCAAATAGTTTGACTAGAAAAGTCAGGCGTCATCTCCGTTATTTGGGTTATCAAATAGAACAATGTGATAATCTGAAAACGGTACGTTATACCTCTCCTGAAGGAAGAACCTACTATAATCTTCGCCTTTGTGTAAACTATGAGAAGAAAGAGGCAGAGAAATCCTCCTTAGCAGCAGAAGATGTTCGGAGTGGAGACCTTTCATTTCCTTCTAAGTTGAAGCGTACTCTAAAGCTTAAGGTATCAAATAGGGGGAAAGTGCTGAACCTAAATATTGAACCTAAATATTGCCCAGAAGCTGTATCCAAATATGTGAGAGCATCGGAGACAAAGTGCACCTTGAAGGCTCGTAATGAGATGCAGGATGAAGCTAGGGGACACTTGTCAGCTATGGGGTGGAAATTCTGGCCTCAAGCGAAGAAAGACAAGAAGGACGAGTGGCGCTATGATTCCCCTACTTCTAACAAGACATATAATTCACTATTGTCCGCTTGTAGGGCGATTGTAAAAGGTGCGGAGATGCATAGTTCTGGCCCAATTGTAgatgcaaaaagtcaaaaccccGAAGGGCTCTCAGGTGAACATTCATTATCTGATAATGAGGATCGTCGACATTGCTTAACTCAAAAATACCCTCGGGCTCTCATGAAGTGTAAGACAGGGAAAGTTCAGAGGAGGAAGCGGAATGGTTTTGTACCCTCGATGCCTTCTCTACTTGAAAGCAGAAGAGCAGAACATGAAGTTGAAGATAATGGGCTTGCAAAGCGTCGCTCTTTCAAGAAATTGAGCACTAGTTTCTTACCCAAGAAAAGGAAAGCCTTGGGTAAAGTAAAGACCAGTTCGGACAGCAGTAACTTGTCTCGAGTTCTGCGGTCAAGCAAAAGAGTTCGGCAGGTTGGGACTTCTAGTTCATCACAGGCACCTCGGACAGTACTTTCGTGGCTGATGGACAATGGTGTGGTGTTAGGAAGGGAAAAAATTTATTACTACAGACAAGGAGATAATAAGCCTTCAGCTGAAGGGCGGATTACTCTAAATGGGATAAGCTGCAGTTGTTGCACAGAGGTTTTTAGTGTTAGTAGCTTTGAAGCACATGCTGAAAGAAACTCCAACCGACCAACTGGAAATATAATTTTTCACAGTGATAAGAAATCTTTGGTGGAACGTCAAGTGTTATTTATGAATACAAAGTTGGAGAGCTTCTCTAAAGTACCACTGGAAAGGCCTAGAGGGAAACGGCATAAAAGCTGGAATGACCACATATGTTCAGTTTGTCATTATGGAGGTGAATTAATTTTATGTGATCGGTGTCCATCATCATTCCATGCACAATGCCTTAATTTGCAGGTTGGCACCCCCCTAACACCAACCTCAATCCATTTACCTCATATAATACTTTGGATGTTTCATCATTTATCATTTTGGTtataattttcatttttctttccaGGACATTCCTAAAGGTGATTGGTTCTGTCCATCATGCTGTTGTGGTATTTGTGGTGAAATATACTTTGATACGAATACAGAATGCTCTACTGACAAAAGCATGCTATCTTGTCACCAATGCGAGCGGCAATGTAAGTTTTGTTGTTGTCTTCTCTTTCCCACTCATCTTGTCTATTTCTATAGTTAAATGGAAACACTTTGgttcttaattaattaactgcACTCCCTGCAGATCATGCTTGCTGTATAAGAGAAAGAGATATGGTTAAAGTCGATGTTCATCTTACAGAAAATTGGTTTTGCTGTAAAATATGTGAAAAGGTACTTGCCATTTTACATTTTAGTTCACATATACCTGTCAATACAAGGTTTTAAAGGCATAAacctttaaaattattttcagttaAATTTCTCCATCCAAGCTTTCATGCTTTACTACTTTGCCGATGAATTCTGATTTAGCGGGAGTTTCATGATTCAGGAGATTACAAGTCCTGTAATTTGAAAAGAgatgttttacttatttatttatgttccGGTGCGATGAAAATGTAATTTGATTTAAGGACATCCAAAATGTTGAAGGCTACAACAGATCGGTATATGTTATACTATCCCCATCCCCCGCTCCCGACTGTGAGCAGAAATACCAATGGATTGACATTGGACTAATATCTAATACGAAGTAGTAAATATGGAGTTATTCATTGCTTAATTTGCTTGTTCTATCTCTGTTTGAAATGCTAtggattttgttttaaaaatatCCATAATCGTTGAGCATAAATATATATtaccttttaaatttttatttagttATAATTTCCTTGTGTTATATATTTATTCAGATCTTCTATCAAAATTCTTTTACAATGTTTCTGGATAAGAGGATTTTAAGGACAGTTTAAGGGGTTGGAGGAGACTGTTGGATTTAAAAAACTTCTTTGTTTGGATATGGATCGGGGTAAGGGgggaagggaaggggaaaaaaTGATAGGATCCAATTTCCTTTCCCTTTCAATAAGCCGGTAAACACATGCCCACTTTCTCTTCCCTCTCTTTCTTTCCCCTCCCTTTCCATCCATGTTTGATGTCAAAACGCTCTGTTAATCTTTGTAATAAGTCTTGTAAATGTGTGCACAATCAGAttaaaattttcttattttgtccCTATGTTTTAATCCTGACCCCTTTGCTTAGACAGTCTTCTAATAAATAATTTTCTATAGCTAGTTTAAAATTCATTTTGTGGATCAAGTGAGTAAAGGTAACAATATAAGGGTGGGTTTGAAATAAAAGTGATCTTGGTTGTCTTTTCTGGTTCTGATTACATGCTATCTTTTAGGTGTACTGGGGTCTCCAGCAGCTTCTCGACAATCCCATTCGTGTTGGTCATAATGATTTAACTTGGACATTGATCAAACCCATGGACTACCTGGCTAATGACTCTGCTGATTACGATGCCGTTGCCACGGCACAGAATTACAGCAAGCTTAGTGTGGCTCTTGAAGTGATGCATGAGTGCTTTGAGCCTGTGAAAGAACCTAGAACCAAACGAGATCTTGTTGAAGATGTTATTTTCTGCAGAGGGTGAGATGCTTTAATCTATTTCTCTACTTAGAGTAGAATAAGTGAATCACTGAAAAAAGAACTCTTGTTTTATACTTTCTCATCTTTTAGTATGTATCCACTTGTAATGCCAGTGTTTAATTTTATGTCCAGGTCTCAACTGAATAGACTTAACTTCAGAGGATTCTACACAGTGCTTCTGGAAAGAAATGATGAGCTGATTACTGTGGCCATTTTGAGGTATGTATTGCTTTTATTGACTCCAAATCAATCATAttttgtatcttgaattttCAACACTTTCTTGAGCCTGAACTCAATTTTCTCTCGTGGAGGGTGTATGGTGACAAAGTGGCAGAAATTCCACTCATTGGTACCCGCTTTAAGCATCGCCGGCTTGGAATGTGTCGAATTGTTATGCAAGAGATTGAGAAGGTATCCTTGCCTCCTTGTATGTTGTTTTCTTTTAAAATGAGATACTTGGTATATCATGCATTTCCAAACTGTCACAAGTTATTCAcccatttactttttttttactcaGAACTTGATCAAACTAGGAGTAACAAGGCTGGTTCTTCCTGCCGCAGCAAGTGTATTAAACACTTGGACTAGTGCGTTTGGTTTTACTCCAGTTTCCAATACCGAAAGACTTGAGTTTCTGAGTTACAGCTTCTTGGATTTTCAAGATACTGTTATGTGCCAAAAACGTTTGGGAAAGCTTCCTTTCCCTCTACCACACTTGTCAAGGGATACATCTGGTATGCAATTAATTTCATTCTGATTGATAAAACAAGATTCGGATTAATCATTCATTCATTTGAAATGTATAATTATCTTTTGGCTTGCTACAGGTGTCCATCTTCAAGTTTATCGCAACATAGAAGGAAACAGTATCAGTGACGACCCTGAAGGGAACAGTCCCATATCTGAAGTTTCTCAAGAAGATCAAATTGAAAGAGAATTAGTGGAGTATGCCCTTCCTTTCTTGCTTGATATAGACAAATTGTAGATCTCTGCATCTAAAACCTGGTTATAAAAATGAGTGTTGGATTTTTAAATTTTGATAACCTAGTCAGCTATACACGACCCTTTAATATGTGTAGAATTGTAATTTAAATATTACTTCCAGGGAAAACTCGGGCATACGTGGATAGTAAAATCTCGGAAAAAGTTCACCTTCACCTTCCTGTCCCATCCAAAGAGAAACATCAGCAAAAATGAAAACGATCTTGCATTTACTCATCATGAATTATGAAGGCATGTAGACTCCTTATGGAATGTTCTTCAAACAAAACTCAACATGAAGGATATAAACTAGCATCAGTACATAATCCTGTGAAGCAGCAAGATTTTTATATCTTTAAAACGAGGCAACATCttgacttttatttatttattttccagaTGGGAAGCATAATCATTATCCTAATTAGGTTATTGAGCCCCCAAAGTTTCTGTTTCTTTGGTTTCTGAAGTCTGATTATGCTGTTAatcattgttctttttatatTGCTAGTGGCTCGTGTGAAAAATCAAATGGTGGTATCAATGATCAAGACACCACCATTGCTATTATGGTATTAAGCTTCTTTTTCCCAGAGTAGTTAAACTTAAACCTTTGCGTATGTGAAATGTGATGTTTTGACAAAGTTTCGTGTGTATAGGTGACTGATCCAACCAATcaagaatatgaagcatgcaacTCATTGTCGTTAAAGGAGCAGAAGATAGAACGCGATAAATGTGATGAAAATTTAAAGTTTTACACGAGAAAGAAGGCTGTGGAGTTGAGACCTCCTGTTCCTCAAGCGAACATTCCTAAAGTAGAAGTAAGTTGTAGATAGTTATAGTTATGGCTTCTGGAAGA
This sequence is a window from Spinacia oleracea cultivar Varoflay chromosome 1, BTI_SOV_V1, whole genome shotgun sequence. Protein-coding genes within it:
- the LOC110794519 gene encoding uncharacterized protein; the encoded protein is MAESGNHRKRRRLLCTEKFLLDDLVEVRSVEDGFQGSWHAGSIIGVDGRYREIKYTNLLHDADDDYDFLTDTVEVPSSIDGTSTSTSTSSKTCNRGRIRPNPTFGDMAIENLPYGLCVDCWVNEAWWEGVVFDNDCDASKRKIFFPDLGDEVIVDLKSLRLTHDWDEVTGEWNCRGNWMFLEIIDKLGLDTYIPVSLKQIWYDVRGKKDFVNTGEWPFPVKDKLENLVAQVIQENLRITLDSFLKGCFSSETMSENHEVVSGNDVPPKDIDFQDVDLMRENDAAVTTIGDLCGTAELATELQDSALTNNQVVPVQPMALSIICSGQTGFGVNTRPSAAESQFCNNSKPDEKKQLRKSKRKLQFDDHNELSIESEYCPQSMYDYAQQDRPANSLTRKVRRHLRYLGYQIEQCDNLKTVRYTSPEGRTYYNLRLCVNYEKKEAEKSSLAAEDVRSGDLSFPSKLKRTLKLKVSNRGKVLNLNIEPKYCPEAVSKYVRASETKCTLKARNEMQDEARGHLSAMGWKFWPQAKKDKKDEWRYDSPTSNKTYNSLLSACRAIVKGAEMHSSGPIVDAKSQNPEGLSGEHSLSDNEDRRHCLTQKYPRALMKCKTGKVQRRKRNGFVPSMPSLLESRRAEHEVEDNGLAKRRSFKKLSTSFLPKKRKALGKVKTSSDSSNLSRVLRSSKRVRQVGTSSSSQAPRTVLSWLMDNGVVLGREKIYYYRQGDNKPSAEGRITLNGISCSCCTEVFSVSSFEAHAERNSNRPTGNIIFHSDKKSLVERQVLFMNTKLESFSKVPLERPRGKRHKSWNDHICSVCHYGGELILCDRCPSSFHAQCLNLQDIPKGDWFCPSCCCGICGEIYFDTNTECSTDKSMLSCHQCERQYHACCIRERDMVKVDVHLTENWFCCKICEKVYWGLQQLLDNPIRVGHNDLTWTLIKPMDYLANDSADYDAVATAQNYSKLSVALEVMHECFEPVKEPRTKRDLVEDVIFCRGSQLNRLNFRGFYTVLLERNDELITVAILRVYGDKVAEIPLIGTRFKHRRLGMCRIVMQEIEKNLIKLGVTRLVLPAAASVLNTWTSAFGFTPVSNTERLEFLSYSFLDFQDTVMCQKRLGKLPFPLPHLSRDTSGVHLQVYRNIEGNSISDDPEGNSPISEVSQEDQIERELVDGSCEKSNGGINDQDTTIAIMVTDPTNQEYEACNSLSLKEQKIERDKCDENLKFYTRKKAVELRPPVPQANIPKVEVSCR